The proteins below come from a single Aspergillus oryzae RIB40 DNA, chromosome 5 genomic window:
- a CDS encoding RNA polymerase III-inhibiting protein MAF1 (Mod5 protein sorting/negative effector of RNA Pol III synthesis), which translates to MQESSKKNVLRCISQQDSLEDIEFLPLPEIEDVTSSLNFDTGDCHILGGCDLYTTKAARADRKLYKNIEQSLEAQYESTLRLSASLSPPNASDAAASLNLSRSSPFGPLSDHSSRRTFAYLIATLNASHPDYDFSHVLRPSDFHRERNIKRVMNTIDSTLFNLRPREAIDLAPPSPVTISGSYNAGASATWGPRMWQIIDEQLSLNECSIYSYSPEEDPSDADDGAIWSLHYFFFNRTRKRVCYLYLRAIPILSHTPSDGVATPTAKRTYDDGYLTPDLGSSKRARYWLGDVVHLEDESESDEEHASKPARPVVDEYDNYVLSDEEFRSRSGSKGTVRAMSEEIADSMEV; encoded by the exons ATGCAGGAGAGtagcaagaagaatgtcctCCGGTGCATCAGTCAACAGGACAGCTTGGAAGACATTGAG tttcttccccttccagaGATCGAGGATGTGACGAGTTCCCTGAATTTCGACACCGGTGATTGCCACATTTTAGGAGGCTGCGATCTTTACACGACAAAGGCAGCACGTGCCGACCGGAAGTTGTATAAGAACATCGAACAGTCGCTTGAAGCGCAATACGAATCGACTCTTCGCCTGTCCGCATCGTTGTCGCCTCCAAATGCGTCGGACGCGGCCGCCTCGCTCAATTTATCCCGGTCTAGCCCCTTCGGACCCCTGAGCGATCATTCCAGCCGGAGAACCTTCGCCTATCTAATCGCAACCCTAAACGCAAGCCATCCAGATTACGACTTCTCTCATGTGTTGCGCCCGTCGGACTTCCATCGCGAGAGGAACATCAAACGGGTGATGAATACGATTGATTCCACACTGTTCAACCTTCGGCCACGTGAAGCCATCGACCTCGCTCCCCCATCACCAGTGACAATCTCGGGGTCATACAATGCCGGGGCCTCTGCTACGTGGGGACCGAGGATGTGGCAAATAATCGATGAGCAGCTATCGCTCAATGAGTGCTCCATCTACTCCTACTCTCCGGAAGAAGATCCTTCCGATGCGGACGACGGAGCGATCTGGAGCCTGCACTACTTCTTTTTTAACCGTACTCGGAAGCGTGTCTGTTATCTCTACCTCAGAGCCATCCCGATCCTTAGTCACACGCCTAGCGATGGAGTTGCTACGCCGACCGCAAAGAGGACGTACGACGACGGCTATCTCACACCGGACCTTGGGTCAAGCAAGCGGGCCCGCTACTGGCTCGGCGACGTGGTGCACTTGGAAGACGAGAGCGAGTCCGACGAAGAGCACGCCAGCAAGCCAGCCCGACCCGTTGTGGACGAATACGACAACTACGTGCTCAGCGACGAGGAATTCCGATCTAGATCTGGCAGCAAGGGCACGGTCCGTGCCATGAGTGAAGAAATTGCCGACTCGATGGAGGTTTAA